The nucleotide sequence GAGCCCTTCTCCGCAGCACCGAGTACGACGCTCCCGACCCACCGGCCCAATGCGGACTCGGCCGCGCCGTCCGCGGGCGTGGCCCGTCCGGTCCGGCGGGCGTGGCCCGTCCGGCTCATGCCAGGAGCTGCGCCGCGATCATGGCGGGCTCCACTGGCAGGTCACCGTCCCTTTGACAGCGGCTTCTCTGCCACGACAAGGCTGCCTACGGTCGAGGGCGCACGCCCGAGGCCCCCCGCATGCGCGGCCGGAGAAGAAGAGTGGGACGGTCGCCCAGGGCTGGGCACAGACGTCGACTGACGACGGCGCCCGCGTTCTTCACAGGCGCCGCAGCCCGGGTCACCCACAACCGCGCACCGTGTCGTACGGGCTCTCGAGTCCCGGGTGGACGCAGGCGGGGTGCCCATCGGTGTCTCCAGCGGTCTACTCGCATGGCGAGCATCTCTCGTTCGAGACAGCGTCACGCTCAGAGAATTGCCGGTCCGGGAAGGCACGGACACCCCGTCCGCAGAAAAGCGGGCGGGGTGTCAGGGGCGGGCTGCCGGGTCAGGGCGCCGATTGCGGGCCTGCGGGCCGGGACGTCACGCAAGCTGCCGCTGCACCTCACCACTGTCCCAGTAGTCCGTGCGACGCGTGATGAGGCCGCCGACGACGGTGAACACGAAGACCCCGCGTACTCGTACGGGGCGATCACCCGCCGAACGCATCCGGAACGTCATGACGTACGGCACCGCGGCCGACTCGCCGTCGACGAGGAGGCGCTCGGGCATGTAGTGCAGGTCCCCGAAGTTCTCGAGGAACCCGGTCAGCGCAGCACGGTACTCGGCGCGGCCCTTGCGGCTGTGTCCCAGCGACGAGGTGTGTTCGTTGACGAAATCCTCGGCCACGCAGGCGACCACGGCATCGGCGTCATGCGTGTTCAACGCCGCGAGGTACGCCTCGACGGCGGCGCGGGTGTCCTTCAGGACGATCCCCACTTCTTGCGGACCGAGTCGAACACCCGCTGGTCGTGGGAGATCTCGACGACGTTGCCGTCGGGATCCTTCAGCGCGCAGATGTAGCCGATGGGATCGGGCATCTGCCTCGGTTCCCAGTGCAGGCAGCCGAGCTCGCGGGCCCGGTCCGCGAGTACGTCGACGTCCCCG is from Streptomyces sp. NBC_01314 and encodes:
- a CDS encoding nuclear transport factor 2 family protein; translated protein: MGIVLKDTRAAVEAYLAALNTHDADAVVACVAEDFVNEHTSSLGHSRKGRAEYRAALTGFLENFGDLHYMPERLLVDGESAAVPYVMTFRMRSAGDRPVRVRGVFVFTVVGGLITRRTDYWDSGEVQRQLA